One Nesterenkonia populi DNA window includes the following coding sequences:
- a CDS encoding ABC transporter permease, with amino-acid sequence MADEAIDFRIPLGEWAETAEDWVQEVFDTPLGWLADLMRMLFNLVTDGLAAVLPFEVPEWAPLILALVIGAALYFITRSWKLGLGSTLMLGLILGGLHLPPWYIAALVFAGIAWLAKSWKLALGTLAGMVLIFGVDLWEEAMDTLGLVTVATLISVVVGVPLGIAAAYSKTFSTILRPILDFLQTMPPMVYLIPAIAFFSVGVVPGMVATILFSMAPSARLTELGIRGVDSEVVEAAEAFGAGTPRILRQVQLPLAVPTIMAGINQVIMLGLSMVVIAGMVGAGALGGEVTRALASNNLALGVEAGICVVVLAMFLDRITAYSGRTGSNH; translated from the coding sequence ATGGCTGACGAGGCGATCGACTTCCGCATCCCGCTCGGCGAGTGGGCCGAGACCGCTGAGGACTGGGTCCAGGAGGTCTTCGACACCCCGCTGGGCTGGCTCGCCGACCTCATGCGGATGCTCTTCAACCTGGTGACCGACGGGCTCGCCGCGGTGCTGCCCTTCGAGGTTCCCGAGTGGGCTCCGCTCATCCTCGCCCTCGTCATCGGCGCGGCCCTGTACTTCATCACCCGGTCGTGGAAGCTCGGGCTGGGCTCGACCCTCATGCTCGGGCTGATCCTCGGCGGACTGCACCTGCCGCCCTGGTACATCGCAGCCCTTGTCTTCGCCGGCATCGCCTGGCTCGCGAAATCCTGGAAGCTGGCGCTGGGCACCTTGGCCGGCATGGTCCTGATCTTCGGAGTGGACCTCTGGGAAGAGGCCATGGACACCCTCGGCCTGGTCACCGTCGCCACCCTGATCTCCGTGGTGGTCGGCGTCCCCTTGGGCATCGCCGCCGCCTACTCCAAGACGTTCTCCACCATCCTGCGGCCGATCCTGGACTTCCTCCAGACCATGCCGCCGATGGTCTACCTGATCCCGGCCATCGCGTTCTTCAGCGTCGGCGTGGTCCCCGGCATGGTTGCGACCATCCTGTTCTCCATGGCGCCCTCGGCCCGACTCACCGAGCTGGGCATCCGCGGCGTGGACTCCGAGGTGGTGGAGGCCGCCGAGGCCTTCGGAGCCGGCACCCCGCGCATCCTCCGCCAGGTCCAGCTGCCGCTCGCGGTGCCGACCATCATGGCCGGCATCAACCAGGTCATCATGCTGGGCCTGTCCATGGTCGTCATCGCCGGCATGGTCGGCGCGGGCGCCCTGGGCGGCGAGGTGACCCGAGCACTCGCCAGCAACAACCTGGCGCTCGGCGTCGAAGCCGGCATCTGCGTGGTCGTCCTGGCCATGTTCCTGGACCGCATCACCGCCTACTCCGGCCGCACCGGCAGCAATCACTGA
- a CDS encoding glycine betaine ABC transporter substrate-binding protein, with protein sequence MTLATSKFIKSAAVLSVLGLALSACADDNGETEDNGAEADEGGEITISMFAGWEEGIVATHLWEIVLEEEGYDVTIEESEPGVAYAGLANEDYDINLDAWLPVTHESYWDEYGDDLEDFGAWNDEVYLTLAVNDDAPIESLEELADNADEFGNTIYGIEPGAGLTEATEDEVIPTYELEDMDFVTSSTSAMIAELDSHMDDGENVVVTLWRPHWTYGEYDIRDLEDPEGTLGDEEGVNVVARDGFSEDHPEVAEWLENFEMETEMLNDLLSHTFGGDEDGEPRDLVEEWVDENRDYVDGLTD encoded by the coding sequence ATGACACTCGCAACTTCGAAGTTCATCAAGTCAGCCGCAGTGCTCTCCGTGCTCGGCCTGGCCCTGAGCGCATGCGCCGACGACAACGGCGAAACCGAGGACAACGGCGCCGAGGCCGATGAGGGCGGGGAGATCACCATCTCCATGTTCGCCGGCTGGGAAGAGGGCATCGTCGCGACCCACCTCTGGGAGATCGTCCTGGAGGAGGAGGGCTATGACGTCACCATCGAGGAGTCCGAGCCCGGGGTCGCCTACGCAGGCCTGGCCAACGAGGACTACGACATCAACCTCGACGCCTGGCTGCCCGTCACCCACGAGTCCTACTGGGACGAGTACGGCGACGACCTGGAGGACTTCGGCGCCTGGAACGACGAGGTGTACCTGACCCTCGCCGTCAACGACGACGCTCCCATCGAGTCCCTCGAGGAGCTGGCTGACAACGCTGACGAGTTCGGCAACACCATCTACGGCATCGAGCCCGGTGCGGGCCTGACCGAAGCCACCGAGGATGAGGTCATCCCCACCTACGAGCTGGAGGACATGGACTTCGTCACCTCCTCCACCTCCGCGATGATCGCCGAGCTGGACAGCCACATGGACGACGGCGAGAACGTCGTCGTCACCCTGTGGCGTCCGCACTGGACCTACGGCGAGTACGACATCCGCGACCTTGAGGACCCGGAGGGCACCCTCGGTGATGAGGAGGGCGTCAACGTGGTGGCACGCGACGGCTTCTCCGAGGATCACCCTGAGGTGGCTGAGTGGCTCGAGAACTTCGAGATGGAGACCGAAATGCTCAACGATCTCCTGAGCCACACCTTCGGCGGCGATGAGGACGGCGAGCCCCGTGACCTGGTCGAGGAGTGGGTCGATGAGAACCGTGACTACGTGGATGGCCTGACCGACTGA
- a CDS encoding C69 family dipeptidase: MVQGITARALAGLTAAGLALSIAAPASAEQEQPEVGNTRVSSELDDPDKSIAFYVGKNLTEAGHTLLGGFGHEPSSHWLEIVPAQDHPEGATVEVGATEDADMPGELTEIPQVDHTYRYITSNYSEFAGFPAPLMNGGLNEHNVAGRDVWSNSREELWDMTPEGQTGPQYSDLSRFAMERAASAREAVEVIGTLIDEHGYTTYGRNSHMFADEEEGWVFVQFAGGEGLWAAERLGPEDVRVSYPGYIHEFPVEAVEEDHPDFMGSENLVEFAEEQGWYDPHEDEDFNLQDVYGQPFPADEFAVNETADPDDPAPYRNPISLEEELLEFDGVTLEDMQRLNRDPRWSDDRAGYGQVAELRDDLEDPDLATLWVAPTAAATAPYIPVAIGTEELPVEYTQHRYLTSGAAATFLDPEFAEQEATEYATQTYKRLMYAACSRPEDHLVDVTAAFEGFDAESLQDWESVIEEASGADDPSEVLTDYSYHRALQGLALGNRLLDQALLASREDGGLHEPEVEIEEGTTASARSQPMELRGEEAARDRFHCDVGGGWPDGNSLERAGEYGDPENIPDYSETRVSGYGTVAEDGDADDAPEAASGTEANQVGLAWGAGGLALGALAGATIVALILRRRKAQ, translated from the coding sequence ATGGTTCAGGGCATCACAGCCCGAGCCCTTGCTGGGCTCACCGCAGCCGGCCTGGCCCTCAGCATCGCTGCCCCCGCCTCAGCCGAGCAGGAGCAGCCCGAGGTCGGGAACACCCGCGTCTCCTCGGAACTCGACGACCCAGACAAGTCCATCGCGTTCTACGTCGGCAAGAATCTCACCGAAGCTGGCCACACCCTGCTGGGCGGCTTCGGCCACGAGCCTTCCAGCCATTGGCTGGAGATCGTTCCCGCCCAGGACCATCCTGAGGGCGCAACAGTGGAGGTCGGCGCCACCGAGGACGCCGATATGCCTGGCGAGCTGACTGAAATCCCCCAGGTCGATCACACCTACCGCTATATCACCTCCAACTACTCCGAATTCGCCGGGTTCCCGGCCCCGCTGATGAACGGCGGGCTCAACGAGCACAACGTGGCTGGTCGCGACGTGTGGTCCAACTCCCGCGAAGAACTTTGGGACATGACCCCGGAGGGCCAGACCGGCCCTCAGTACTCGGACCTCTCCCGGTTCGCCATGGAGCGGGCCGCCAGCGCACGGGAGGCGGTAGAGGTGATCGGGACGCTCATCGATGAGCACGGCTACACCACCTACGGCCGAAACTCCCACATGTTCGCGGACGAGGAGGAGGGCTGGGTGTTCGTCCAGTTCGCCGGCGGCGAGGGCCTTTGGGCGGCGGAGCGGCTCGGCCCCGAGGACGTGCGGGTCTCCTACCCCGGCTACATCCACGAGTTCCCAGTCGAGGCCGTGGAGGAGGACCACCCGGATTTTATGGGCTCCGAGAACCTGGTTGAGTTTGCCGAGGAGCAGGGCTGGTACGACCCGCACGAGGATGAGGACTTCAACCTCCAGGACGTCTACGGGCAGCCGTTCCCCGCCGATGAGTTTGCGGTCAACGAGACCGCTGACCCGGACGACCCGGCTCCCTACCGCAACCCCATCTCTCTGGAGGAGGAGCTGCTCGAGTTCGACGGGGTCACCCTGGAGGACATGCAACGGCTCAACCGTGACCCCCGCTGGTCAGACGACCGTGCCGGGTATGGACAAGTCGCCGAGCTGCGCGATGACCTCGAGGATCCGGACCTGGCCACTCTGTGGGTCGCCCCGACCGCCGCCGCCACCGCTCCCTACATCCCCGTCGCGATCGGCACCGAGGAACTGCCGGTGGAGTACACCCAGCACCGGTACCTCACCTCAGGGGCCGCTGCGACGTTCCTGGACCCTGAATTCGCCGAGCAGGAGGCCACCGAGTACGCCACGCAGACGTACAAGCGACTTATGTATGCCGCCTGCTCCCGGCCGGAGGACCACCTGGTCGATGTCACCGCGGCATTTGAAGGGTTCGACGCTGAGTCCCTGCAGGATTGGGAAAGCGTAATCGAGGAGGCCTCTGGGGCCGATGACCCCTCCGAAGTGCTCACGGACTACTCCTACCACCGGGCGCTGCAGGGGCTGGCTCTGGGCAACCGCCTCCTCGACCAGGCGCTGCTCGCCTCCCGCGAGGACGGCGGTCTGCACGAGCCTGAAGTGGAGATTGAGGAGGGCACCACCGCCTCAGCCCGCTCCCAGCCCATGGAGCTGAGGGGCGAGGAGGCCGCCCGGGACCGTTTCCACTGCGACGTGGGCGGCGGCTGGCCTGACGGTAACAGCCTGGAGCGCGCCGGAGAGTACGGCGACCCTGAGAACATTCCGGACTACTCCGAGACCCGGGTTTCTGGCTACGGCACTGTCGCTGAGGACGGAGATGCTGACGACGCCCCCGAGGCTGCCTCCGGCACGGAAGCGAACCAAGTCGGCCTGGCCTGGGGCGCGGGCGGACTCGCCCTGGGCGCCCTGGCGGGTGCCACGATCGTCGCGTTGATCCTGCGCCGCCGGAAGGCGCAGTGA
- a CDS encoding thermonuclease family protein, with amino-acid sequence MPSRSRMQRSSRRDADEAVRRGIRTHQRTGGSHHARSRAGQAVWVWLGVLLLVIAAAASLSWLQHSERKQLGSSEDYPNGQTAVLERVVDGDTVVVDLDGTEERVRLLNIDTPESVHPDQPVECLGPEASERISQLISPGDELILEFDLDVRDHYDRLLAGLYAGDLFVNEQMAKDGYGAPAYYEPNDRFLAVIEDAWEEAKAAGNGMFADGLPCEPEVPDYP; translated from the coding sequence ATGCCGTCCAGAAGCCGCATGCAGCGATCCAGCCGTCGTGATGCCGACGAGGCAGTTCGCCGCGGCATTCGAACACACCAGCGCACCGGCGGCAGCCACCATGCGCGCAGTCGTGCCGGACAGGCAGTCTGGGTCTGGCTCGGGGTGCTGCTCCTGGTGATCGCCGCCGCCGCATCGCTGAGCTGGCTCCAGCACAGCGAACGCAAGCAGCTGGGCAGCAGCGAAGACTACCCGAACGGGCAGACCGCAGTGCTGGAGCGGGTTGTCGACGGAGACACGGTCGTCGTGGATCTCGACGGGACGGAGGAACGAGTACGGCTGCTGAACATCGACACGCCGGAGTCGGTTCACCCGGACCAGCCCGTGGAGTGTCTCGGCCCGGAGGCCAGCGAACGGATCAGCCAGCTGATCAGCCCCGGCGACGAGCTGATCCTGGAGTTCGACCTGGACGTCCGCGACCATTACGACCGCCTTCTCGCCGGCCTCTATGCCGGCGACCTCTTCGTCAACGAGCAGATGGCGAAGGACGGCTACGGGGCGCCGGCATACTACGAGCCCAATGACCGCTTCTTGGCCGTGATCGAAGACGCCTGGGAAGAGGCGAAGGCCGCCGGCAACGGAATGTTTGCCGACGGCCTTCCCTGTGAGCCTGAGGTTCCGGACTACCCCTAG
- a CDS encoding tyrosine-protein phosphatase: MLENLAAASVPETAQPLVNIRDLGGIKVDDGVVRPGWLWRSDDPTLSPQDEIRSLADQGVTAVLDLRSTPESQASPHAAAEALGMRAHHLPLAEAAVNPMALVKAAPSMKSPRDVGRWYASLVRSHSQEVVQGLSVMAGNDGGTLFHCAAGKDRTGILAGVVLTLLGAPRDVVVEDYSRTEQNLTAIFARLAEAAYIKGRASAAEISEDERKAQEFFASDHPLLGATPESMDAMLTELGGQSGLMELVGAHRQADPLAERLHAKLVQ; this comes from the coding sequence ATGCTTGAGAACCTTGCTGCCGCGTCCGTGCCCGAGACCGCCCAGCCCCTGGTCAATATTCGTGACCTGGGCGGGATCAAGGTCGACGACGGCGTGGTGCGGCCGGGCTGGCTGTGGCGCTCCGACGACCCCACCCTCTCTCCCCAGGACGAGATCCGCTCCCTGGCCGACCAGGGAGTCACCGCCGTGCTGGACCTCCGCTCCACCCCGGAGTCGCAGGCCTCGCCCCATGCCGCTGCTGAGGCGCTGGGAATGCGCGCCCACCACCTGCCCCTGGCTGAGGCCGCGGTGAACCCGATGGCCCTGGTGAAGGCCGCTCCGAGCATGAAATCGCCCCGGGATGTGGGCCGCTGGTACGCCTCCCTGGTGCGCAGCCACTCTCAGGAGGTTGTCCAGGGGCTGAGCGTGATGGCGGGCAACGACGGCGGCACCCTCTTCCACTGCGCCGCCGGCAAGGACCGCACCGGCATCCTCGCCGGGGTGGTGCTGACCCTGCTGGGAGCCCCCCGGGACGTCGTCGTGGAGGACTACTCCCGCACGGAGCAGAACCTGACGGCCATCTTCGCCCGGCTGGCGGAAGCCGCATACATCAAGGGGCGGGCCTCAGCGGCTGAGATCAGCGAGGATGAGCGGAAGGCCCAGGAGTTCTTCGCCTCGGACCACCCGCTGCTGGGGGCTACCCCGGAGTCGATGGATGCGATGCTCACCGAGCTCGGCGGGCAGTCCGGGCTGATGGAGCTGGTGGGGGCCCACCGGCAGGCTGACCCGCTGGCGGAGCGGCTGCACGCCAAGCTGGTGCAGTGA
- a CDS encoding ExeM/NucH family extracellular endonuclease has translation MRSRLLSGLTASALAAALLGTAPASAEETEDPSPTPAAPAATETETTEPADGTSSPASSEGTDDDESPSPSSTESEPPDPTGTDDPEPTENDPGRTPIPEVNELIDGGAEDEAVTTSGVVTAVYPEERSFGGFYIQAAGTGEDLDPAEQDYSEAIFVYSPWSVDGDVQAGDYVEITGDAGTYNDQPQISLFPGSEDTPHHELAVIEDAPGEVTPAEIAFPESSEERDAIMGMLIEPQGTYTVTDHYTLHQYGEIGIVAGEHPLYNPTSVVSPGAEAEARGAHNSERLFYLDDGSTANLQNSDLELPYITAESPVRVGAEVTWEQPVIVDYDFGEYRLQPTDRLDGPEDEATPASFENTREGSEAPAPRAADLRIAGFNVLNYFVHLGEDEPGCDYYEDREGSPTTADWCDVRGAWSSESFERQQGKIVSAINAMDADMVALQEVENSGHFSPDGDRDYAHARLVEALNEDLGYEAWDYVAEPDAVPPLGEEDVIRNGYIYKPEALEVVDSWILFDEGIEELDGEHFESLDRDLADIYSNAREPFAVQFQPAEGGEEDQFLAIVNHFKSKGASGVSEDSPNADQGDGQSPWNYDRIHQAEGVQAFADALSEHTGVENVHLMGDFNSYEREDPLQVFFDQGYTNLSAETGHHSYMFDAEVGSLDHLISSSSAAETVERTQIWQINAVEPIALEYSRYNSSASDLFRLDPWRSSDHEPIIADITLSEEPESGAGPSPSPTETATPGDSPDEEDEDELSTGSVSLSPDTAAAGDSITVTAEGFGADEELLIVFNPALSEASTDESGTAEAQITIPEEVAPGTYTVEVTGQESGITGSAELTVTEASPAPPGASDSGPQTEQQTGSLARTGFTIGGILLAALVLLGAGAALIALRAREDLELFD, from the coding sequence ATGCGCTCGCGTCTCCTCTCCGGCCTGACGGCCTCCGCCCTGGCAGCCGCCCTGCTCGGCACGGCCCCCGCATCGGCCGAGGAGACAGAAGACCCGTCCCCTACCCCTGCCGCCCCCGCAGCCACAGAGACGGAGACCACTGAGCCAGCAGACGGAACCTCCTCGCCTGCCAGCTCCGAAGGGACGGACGACGACGAGTCTCCCTCCCCCAGCAGCACAGAGTCGGAGCCCCCGGACCCGACCGGGACGGACGACCCCGAGCCCACCGAGAACGACCCCGGGCGCACACCCATCCCGGAGGTCAATGAGCTGATCGACGGCGGCGCTGAGGATGAGGCCGTGACCACCTCCGGCGTGGTGACTGCGGTCTATCCGGAGGAGCGCAGCTTCGGCGGCTTCTACATCCAGGCCGCCGGCACCGGCGAAGACCTGGACCCCGCTGAGCAGGACTACTCTGAGGCGATCTTCGTCTACTCCCCCTGGAGCGTCGACGGCGACGTTCAGGCCGGGGACTACGTGGAGATCACCGGCGACGCCGGCACCTACAACGACCAGCCCCAGATCAGCCTCTTCCCCGGCTCCGAGGACACCCCGCATCACGAGCTGGCCGTCATCGAGGACGCTCCCGGGGAGGTCACCCCTGCCGAGATCGCGTTCCCCGAGTCATCCGAGGAGCGGGACGCGATCATGGGCATGCTCATCGAGCCGCAGGGCACCTACACAGTCACCGACCACTACACCCTGCACCAGTACGGGGAGATCGGCATCGTCGCCGGCGAGCACCCCCTCTACAACCCCACCAGCGTGGTCTCCCCCGGCGCCGAGGCCGAGGCCCGGGGCGCCCATAACAGCGAACGCCTGTTCTACCTCGACGACGGCTCCACCGCGAACCTGCAGAACAGCGACCTGGAGCTGCCCTACATCACCGCCGAGAGCCCCGTGCGAGTGGGCGCTGAGGTGACCTGGGAGCAGCCGGTCATCGTCGACTACGACTTCGGCGAGTACCGCCTGCAGCCCACAGATCGGCTCGACGGCCCCGAGGACGAGGCCACCCCCGCCAGCTTCGAGAACACCCGGGAGGGCAGTGAGGCTCCCGCACCCCGAGCTGCTGATCTGCGCATCGCCGGATTCAACGTGCTGAACTACTTCGTGCATCTCGGCGAGGATGAGCCCGGCTGCGACTACTACGAGGACCGCGAGGGCAGCCCGACCACCGCTGACTGGTGCGACGTCCGCGGCGCCTGGAGCAGCGAGTCCTTCGAGCGCCAGCAGGGCAAGATCGTCTCCGCGATCAATGCCATGGACGCCGATATGGTCGCCCTGCAGGAGGTCGAGAACTCCGGTCACTTCAGCCCCGACGGCGACCGCGACTACGCCCACGCCCGCCTGGTGGAGGCCCTCAACGAAGACCTCGGCTACGAGGCCTGGGACTACGTCGCCGAACCCGACGCCGTCCCGCCTCTGGGCGAGGAGGACGTGATCCGCAACGGCTACATCTACAAGCCCGAGGCCCTTGAGGTGGTGGACTCCTGGATCCTCTTCGATGAGGGGATCGAAGAGCTCGACGGCGAGCACTTCGAGAGCCTGGACCGCGACCTCGCGGACATCTACTCCAACGCCCGCGAGCCCTTCGCCGTCCAGTTCCAGCCCGCTGAAGGGGGCGAGGAGGACCAGTTCCTCGCCATCGTGAACCACTTCAAGTCCAAGGGCGCATCCGGCGTCTCCGAGGACTCCCCCAACGCGGACCAGGGCGACGGCCAATCTCCCTGGAACTACGACCGCATCCACCAGGCCGAGGGCGTGCAGGCCTTCGCCGACGCGCTCAGCGAGCACACCGGGGTGGAGAACGTCCACCTGATGGGCGACTTCAACTCCTATGAGCGGGAGGACCCGCTGCAGGTCTTCTTCGACCAGGGCTACACCAACCTCTCCGCCGAGACCGGCCACCACTCCTACATGTTCGACGCCGAGGTCGGCTCCCTGGACCACCTCATCTCCTCCTCCAGCGCCGCCGAGACGGTCGAGCGGACGCAGATCTGGCAGATCAACGCCGTCGAGCCCATCGCCCTGGAGTACAGCCGATACAACTCCAGCGCCTCGGACCTCTTCCGCCTCGACCCCTGGCGCTCCTCCGACCACGAGCCGATCATCGCCGACATCACCCTCAGCGAAGAGCCGGAGAGCGGCGCCGGGCCCTCCCCGTCCCCCACTGAGACCGCGACACCGGGTGACTCGCCCGACGAGGAGGACGAGGACGAGCTGAGCACCGGCAGCGTCAGCCTCTCCCCCGACACGGCAGCGGCCGGCGACTCCATCACCGTCACCGCTGAGGGCTTCGGAGCCGATGAGGAGCTCCTCATCGTCTTCAACCCCGCCCTCAGCGAAGCGAGCACCGACGAGAGCGGCACCGCCGAAGCGCAGATCACCATCCCCGAGGAGGTCGCACCGGGGACCTACACCGTGGAGGTGACGGGACAGGAATCAGGCATCACCGGCTCCGCGGAGCTGACCGTCACCGAAGCCTCACCTGCCCCCCCCGGTGCCTCCGACAGCGGTCCCCAGACCGAGCAGCAGACCGGAAGCCTCGCCCGCACCGGCTTCACCATCGGCGGCATCCTCCTCGCCGCCCTCGTCCTCCTCGGCGCCGGAGCAGCCCTCATCGCCCTCCGCGCACGCGAGGACCTCGAGCTCTTCGACTGA
- a CDS encoding aldo/keto reductase has product MKYRTLGQTGIQVSPYALGTLMFATAMGNEPEESGRIINKALDAGVNLVDCADRYGDAEDVLGKAIKGRRDEVVLATKVGMPMGEDPNRQGGSRRWITTAVEDSLRRLGTDYIDIYQLHRPDPNTDLEETLSALTDLVQAGKIRAIGSSTTPSSMMVEAQWVAERRGLQRFRTEQPPYSILNRGVEREVLPVAQQYGMGTLVWGPFGQGLLTGRVRKGGTNDLKRAQFSRHLTDERRLDVVEQLIPIAEEAGLPMTHLAMAFTIAHPGVTSALLGPRTMAHLDDLLAGADVVLSDEVLDKIDQIVPPGTDVSALDQEYQPPAIQTPHLRRRPAAERSAA; this is encoded by the coding sequence ATGAAATACCGCACTCTCGGCCAGACAGGCATCCAGGTCAGTCCCTACGCCCTGGGCACACTGATGTTCGCCACCGCCATGGGCAACGAGCCCGAAGAATCCGGACGGATCATCAACAAGGCGCTGGATGCCGGCGTCAACCTCGTCGACTGTGCCGACCGGTACGGCGACGCCGAAGACGTCCTCGGCAAGGCGATCAAGGGCCGCCGCGACGAGGTGGTCCTTGCCACCAAGGTCGGCATGCCGATGGGGGAGGACCCCAACCGCCAGGGCGGGTCACGGCGCTGGATCACCACCGCCGTCGAGGACTCCCTGCGACGACTGGGCACCGACTACATCGACATCTACCAGCTCCACCGGCCTGACCCGAACACCGATCTGGAGGAGACCCTCTCAGCGCTCACCGACCTGGTCCAGGCTGGCAAGATCCGGGCCATCGGCTCCTCGACGACGCCATCCTCGATGATGGTGGAGGCCCAGTGGGTGGCCGAGCGGCGTGGGCTGCAGCGCTTCCGAACCGAGCAGCCCCCCTACTCCATCCTCAACCGCGGCGTGGAACGAGAGGTCCTGCCCGTGGCTCAGCAGTACGGGATGGGAACGCTGGTATGGGGCCCATTCGGCCAGGGCCTGCTCACCGGGCGCGTCCGCAAGGGCGGCACCAACGACCTCAAGCGCGCACAGTTCTCCCGGCACCTCACCGACGAGCGGCGCCTCGACGTGGTGGAGCAGCTCATCCCCATCGCGGAAGAAGCCGGATTGCCCATGACACACCTGGCCATGGCGTTCACCATCGCTCATCCCGGGGTCACCAGCGCGCTGCTGGGCCCGCGCACCATGGCCCACCTGGACGACCTGCTGGCGGGGGCCGACGTCGTGCTCTCGGACGAGGTTCTCGACAAGATCGATCAGATTGTGCCGCCCGGCACCGACGTCAGCGCCCTCGATCAGGAATACCAGCCCCCGGCCATCCAGACACCCCATCTGCGCCGGCGCCCGGCCGCCGAGCGCTCCGCGGCCTGA
- a CDS encoding TetR/AcrR family transcriptional regulator: MTPIDSTAAQPPAEGRARRRRADAERNLSALLDAAKAVFAASGVHAPAKEITDNAGLGVGTLYRHFPRRADLVVAVLRHEIDACAEAAAAMRAEHTPYEALRQWVSRYVELVGTKRGLAEALHSDDQAFAGLRDDVAERLEPVVTELIADALDADEMVAGLDARELLYAIGLLGQPVPAADIGADYNQRMVAVFMEGLRHSPN; the protein is encoded by the coding sequence GTGACACCGATCGACAGCACGGCCGCGCAGCCGCCCGCGGAGGGCCGGGCCCGCCGCAGACGCGCCGACGCCGAACGCAACCTGAGCGCGCTCCTGGATGCGGCCAAGGCCGTCTTCGCCGCCTCAGGCGTCCATGCCCCGGCCAAGGAGATCACTGACAACGCCGGACTGGGCGTGGGAACGCTGTACCGCCACTTCCCGCGGCGGGCAGATCTGGTGGTCGCCGTCCTGCGGCATGAGATTGACGCATGCGCCGAGGCAGCCGCGGCAATGCGCGCCGAGCACACTCCCTACGAGGCACTGCGTCAGTGGGTTTCCCGCTACGTGGAACTGGTGGGCACCAAACGCGGACTCGCCGAGGCTCTGCACTCGGACGATCAGGCCTTCGCCGGCCTGCGCGATGACGTCGCCGAACGCCTGGAGCCCGTGGTCACCGAGCTCATCGCGGACGCGCTTGACGCAGACGAGATGGTTGCCGGACTGGACGCGCGCGAGCTGCTCTACGCCATCGGCCTGCTCGGCCAGCCCGTCCCGGCTGCCGACATCGGCGCAGACTACAACCAGCGGATGGTCGCGGTCTTCATGGAAGGGCTGCGTCACTCACCAAACTGA
- a CDS encoding GuaB3 family IMP dehydrogenase-related protein, translating into MSTEIPIGLAKNGRRAWALDDVNVVPTRRTRAPQDVDLSWQIDAFTFDAPVVAAPMDSVMSPATAIALGRLGGLGVLNLEGLWTRYENPEPVLDEIAALEAKEVSPENTRRLQELYSEPIKSELISARLAEIREAGVVVSGSLTPQRTQEFYRTVIDAGVDMFVIRGTTVSAEHVSTQTDPLNLKEFIYELDVPVIVGGAAGYTPALHLMRTGAAGVLVGFGGSSASTTRRALGIRVPMATAISDIAAARRDYLDESGGRYVHVIADGGLGTSGDVVKALGMGADAVMLGATLARAEEAPGRGWHWGLEAVHQEFPRGHRTKVGTVAPLEELLWGPGHHTDGTSNLMGGLRHAMAATGYVDLKSFQRVEATVSPRAAEQ; encoded by the coding sequence ATGAGCACCGAGATTCCCATCGGACTGGCCAAGAACGGCCGCCGCGCCTGGGCGCTGGACGATGTCAACGTTGTCCCCACCCGCCGGACCCGTGCCCCCCAGGACGTTGACCTGTCCTGGCAGATCGACGCCTTCACCTTCGACGCGCCCGTGGTGGCTGCCCCTATGGACTCGGTGATGTCTCCGGCCACCGCCATCGCGCTGGGCCGCCTGGGCGGTCTCGGAGTGCTGAACCTGGAGGGCCTCTGGACCCGGTACGAGAACCCGGAGCCGGTCCTGGATGAGATCGCGGCCCTGGAGGCGAAGGAGGTCTCCCCGGAGAACACTCGCCGGCTTCAGGAGCTGTACTCCGAGCCGATCAAGTCCGAGCTGATCTCCGCCCGGCTGGCGGAGATCCGGGAGGCCGGCGTCGTCGTCTCCGGGTCGCTGACTCCTCAGCGGACCCAGGAGTTCTACCGCACGGTGATCGATGCCGGGGTGGACATGTTCGTCATCCGCGGCACCACCGTCTCGGCGGAGCACGTCTCCACGCAGACGGATCCGCTGAACCTCAAGGAGTTCATCTACGAGCTCGACGTTCCGGTGATTGTGGGCGGTGCGGCCGGCTACACCCCGGCCCTGCACCTGATGCGCACCGGTGCCGCCGGCGTGCTGGTGGGCTTCGGCGGAAGCTCCGCCTCCACGACCCGCCGGGCCCTTGGCATCCGTGTGCCGATGGCGACGGCGATCAGCGACATCGCCGCGGCCCGGCGGGACTATCTGGACGAGTCGGGCGGCAGGTATGTGCACGTGATAGCCGACGGCGGCCTGGGCACTTCGGGCGACGTCGTGAAGGCCCTGGGCATGGGCGCCGACGCGGTCATGCTGGGTGCCACCCTGGCGCGGGCTGAGGAGGCTCCCGGCCGCGGGTGGCACTGGGGCCTCGAGGCGGTCCACCAGGAGTTCCCGCGCGGGCACCGCACCAAGGTGGGCACGGTGGCGCCGCTGGAGGAGCTGCTGTGGGGCCCAGGTCACCACACCGACGGCACCTCAAACCTGATGGGCGGGCTGCGCCACGCGATGGCGGCCACCGGCTACGTGGACCTGAAGTCCTTCCAGCGGGTCGAGGCCACGGTGAGCCCGCGCGCCGCCGAGCAGTAG